Genomic DNA from Balneolales bacterium ANBcel1:
CATTCGGGCAAGGCCGAGACCGAACTGCTGTCCGAGCTGTTCACCAACGGTTCTGACACGCCGGTTGCTCAGGTGGTCAATATCATCCACCTGGGATTTCATGTCCTTAAGGCGAATAAGTTCCTTGATAATCGCAATGATGTCATCTTTGGTGAGCACCTGCAGATCAAGGGACTCTTCCAGATGAAGCCGTTTGTTGAGCCGGTAGCGGCCAACTTCACCGAGGTCATATCGTTTGTCACTGAAGAAGAGCCGCTCCAGAACGGTTCTGGCCGTTTCCATATCCGGCATTTCACCAGACCGGATTTGGCGATACACTTCTGAAAGTGCACTCTCCTCATCGTAGCTGGTGTCTTTGCGGAGGGTGTTGAGAATTACGGACTCCTCCATCTCTTCATCACCGGATTTGAGGACATGCAGCTGTTTGATGCCTGCCGATTTCAGCGCACTGAAATCCTCTTCCTCAAGCACATGATCACGCGGGAACAGAATATTCCGCTTTTTGGCTTCCGTGACTTCTCCCGTTTCATCATCAACGACTTCTTCAAGTACCTCTTCTACAATATCCGTGGCCAGCTTTCTTCCGACTGCATCCTTGAAGGCCTTGGCGCTCTTGATCGAAATCTCATCAGACAGATCGAAAATGGTCAGGATATCATAGTCAGTTGAAAAACCCAGCGCCCGGATAAGGGTTGTAACCGGCAATTTCTTCTTGCGATCAATATATGCCCAGAGAACATCCCTGATATCGGTGGTAAATTCGATCCATGATCCTTTGAAGGGAATCACGCGAGCTGAATAGAGCTGGCTGCCGTTAGGATGCAGTGACTGGCCGAAAAACACACCGGGCGAACGGTGCAGCTGGCTTACAATCACTCTTTCGGATCCGTTTATGATAAACGTACCCCTCTCGGTCATCCAAGGCAGATCCCCGAGGAATACTTCCTGTTCAATGGTCTCGCTGGCGTCATCGCCGGGATCTGAAGCTGAAAGTCTCAGCTTGGCTTTAAGTGGAAGGGCGTATGTAAGGCCTCGCTCCTGGCACTCTGAAATAGTATATTTCGGAGTATCTACGGAATAGTAGATGAATTCCAGAATGCTCTGTTCCCTGGTATCCTGAATGGGAAAATGTTCCAAAAAGATTTTCTGAAGTCCAATTTCTTCCCGATCTTCCGGGTCAATATTCCATTGGGTAAATCGACGGAAAGATTCAATTTGAACATCCAGAAAATCCGGGTAGTCTAATACATTCTGGGTGCGAGCGAAGGAGATGCGTCCTGTGTGGGATTGGATGGCGTTGCTATTACTCAAGGCTACCTCGTCCTTAGTTTATGGATGTGCGCACACGGTTATTTCAGGCAATCCGCACGGTTGCATGAAAAAATGTTTGTGGTGGATTTACTCGAGAAACCCACAGACACCAATAGCCAATACCGGTTTCCCGATATTGGCCTGGCGTAAAAAATAAAAGCAAGGCGTTACTTAAGCTCTACTTCTGCTCCCGCTTCGGTAAGCTTTTCCTTGATTGATTCTGCTTCTGCCTTGTCTACAGCTTCCTTGATGTTACTTGGTGCACCATCTACCAGCTCTTTTGCTTCCTTAAGGCCAAGTCCGGTAAGTCCGCGGACTTCCTTGATAACCGCAATCTTGTTGCCACCGGGTGATTTGAGAACAACGGTAAATTCGGTTTGCTCCTCTGCGGCTTCACCTCCACCTTCTGCGGCGGGTGCAGCTGCTACAGCGGTAGCTGCCGGCTTGATACCGTATTCTTCTTCCAGAACCTGAGCCAGTTCATTTGCTTCTTTTACAGTCAGATTAACAAGTTGTTCAGCTATTTCTTTTACGTCTGCCATTGCTTTGTACTCCCGTTTGTTGTTATTCAGTTTAAAAAATTCTTCAGTTTTCTTTTTCAGCGATGGTTTTTACCGCGCCTGCGATTGTGGATCCCTGCGACTGGAGGCCACTGACAATGTTACTCACCGGGCTGAGAAGCAGACCGACAATATCGCCAATAACCTCTTCTTTCGATTTCATCGCGGCAAGGGTATCCAACTGGTCGGCGGTGTAGACCTGATCCTCGATCGCCGCTGCCTTAAACTCCGGTTTTTTTCTGTCCTTGATGAACTTCTTGAGTACCTTGGCCGGTACTGCAGCCTCACCATGAATAATGGTATAGGCGGTCTCATTCACTGTATGCTCAACAATT
This window encodes:
- the rplL gene encoding 50S ribosomal protein L7/L12, with the translated sequence MADVKEIAEQLVNLTVKEANELAQVLEEEYGIKPAATAVAAAPAAEGGGEAAEEQTEFTVVLKSPGGNKIAVIKEVRGLTGLGLKEAKELVDGAPSNIKEAVDKAEAESIKEKLTEAGAEVELK
- the rplJ gene encoding 50S ribosomal protein L10; this encodes MATLAEKKEIVANLVEQLKDADALYLTNFKGMSVAELNDLRNEFRKNNLNYKVYNNTLFRRAIAETGKFEGIVEHTVNETAYTIIHGEAAVPAKVLKKFIKDRKKPEFKAAAIEDQVYTADQLDTLAAMKSKEEVIGDIVGLLLSPVSNIVSGLQSQGSTIAGAVKTIAEKEN